In Rana temporaria chromosome 3, aRanTem1.1, whole genome shotgun sequence, a single window of DNA contains:
- the LOC120933838 gene encoding ribonuclease inhibitor-like, which translates to MLCYFSLNGNNSSYSSYNIISCVWICLCRLYDCGVTSSAWDDLQSILINNRSLTTLDLSRNNLEDSGIKLLCEGLGDPGCTLQTLKLYDCGVTSSGCDDLRSILINNRSLARLELSGNNLEDSGIKLLCEGLGDPGCTLQTLKLYKCGVTSSACDDLRSILINNRSLTTLYLSRNNLEDSGIKLLCEGLRDPGCTLQRLWIGDCKGTLRSCDDLSSVISTNRTLTSLEIRLDDDEKMSESEVGRCCKVLRNVGFSVRRDWDGRGWQVSIDRRR; encoded by the exons ATGTTATGTTACTTTTCACTAAATGGGAATAATTCCTCATATTCATCTTATAATATAATCTCATGTGTCTGGATTTGTCTCTGCAGGTTGTATGATTGTGGTGTGACTTCCTCCGCCTGGGATGATCTCCAATCCATTCTTATCAATAATCGATCCCTCACCACTCTGGATTTATCACGGAATAATCTGGAAGACTCTGGAATAAAACTTCTATGTGAGGGGCTCGGAGATCCTGGCTGTACTCTGCAGACACTGAA GTTGTATGATTGTGGTGTGACTTCCTCCGGCTGTGATGATCTCCGATCCATTCTTATCAATAATCGATCCCTCGCCAGACTGGAATTATCAGGGAATAATCTGGAAGACTCTGGAATAAAACTTCTATGTGAGGGGCTCGGAGATCCTGGCTGTACTCTGCAGACACTGAA GTTGTATAAATGTGGTGTGACTTCCTCCGCCTGTGATGATCTCCGATCCATTCTTATCAATAATCGATCCCTCACCACACTGTATTTATCACGGAATAATCTGGAAGACTCTGGAATAAAACTTCTATGTGAGGGGCTCAGAGATCCTGGCTGTACTCTGCAGAGGCTGTG GATTGGTGACTGTAAAGGGACATTGCGGAGCTGTGATGATCTTTCCTCCGTTATCTCCACAAACCGAACTCTGACCTCTCTGGAGATAAGATTGGATGATGATGAGAAGATGTCGGAGTCAGAAGTGGGACGTTGTTGTAAGGTCCTCCGGAATGTCGGCTTCTCTGTGAGGAGAGACTG GGATGGAAGAGGCTGGCAAGTATCTATAGACAGAAGAAGATAA